In a single window of the Podarcis raffonei isolate rPodRaf1 chromosome 14, rPodRaf1.pri, whole genome shotgun sequence genome:
- the CRABP1 gene encoding cellular retinoic acid-binding protein 1 isoform X1 — translation MPNFSGTWKMKNSENFDELLKVLASWFLLLGFCPGVNAMLRKVAVAAASKPHVEIRQEGDQFYIKTSTTVRTTEINFKVGESFEEETVDRRKCRSLATWETENKIHCKQTLLEGEGPKTYWTRELAGEELILTFGADDVVCTRIYVRE, via the exons ATGCCCAACTTCTCCGGCACTTGGAAGATGAAGAACAGCGAGAATTTCGACGAGCTCCTCAAAGTCTTGG CATCATGGTTCCTCCTCCTTGGTTTTTGCCCAGGGGTCAACGCCATGCTCAGGAAAGTAGCCGTAGCTGCTGCCTCGAAACCACATGTGGAGATCCGCCAGGAGGGGGACCAGTTCTACATTAAGACCTCCACCACTGTCCGCACCACCGAGATCAACTTCAAAGTCGGTGAGAGCTTCGAGGAAGAAACCGTGGACAGGAGGAAGTGTCGG AGTTTAGCCACTTGGGAGACTGAAAACAAGATCCATTGCAAACAAACTCTTCTGGAGGGAGAAGGCCCCAAAACATACTGGACGAGAGAACTGGCTGGAGAGGAGCTGATTTTG ACTTTTGGTGCGGATGATGTCGTATGCACAAGAATTTACGTAAGAGAGTGA
- the CRABP1 gene encoding cellular retinoic acid-binding protein 1 isoform X2 has product MPNFSGTWKMKNSENFDELLKVLGVNAMLRKVAVAAASKPHVEIRQEGDQFYIKTSTTVRTTEINFKVGESFEEETVDRRKCRSLATWETENKIHCKQTLLEGEGPKTYWTRELAGEELILTFGADDVVCTRIYVRE; this is encoded by the exons ATGCCCAACTTCTCCGGCACTTGGAAGATGAAGAACAGCGAGAATTTCGACGAGCTCCTCAAAGTCTTGG GGGTCAACGCCATGCTCAGGAAAGTAGCCGTAGCTGCTGCCTCGAAACCACATGTGGAGATCCGCCAGGAGGGGGACCAGTTCTACATTAAGACCTCCACCACTGTCCGCACCACCGAGATCAACTTCAAAGTCGGTGAGAGCTTCGAGGAAGAAACCGTGGACAGGAGGAAGTGTCGG AGTTTAGCCACTTGGGAGACTGAAAACAAGATCCATTGCAAACAAACTCTTCTGGAGGGAGAAGGCCCCAAAACATACTGGACGAGAGAACTGGCTGGAGAGGAGCTGATTTTG ACTTTTGGTGCGGATGATGTCGTATGCACAAGAATTTACGTAAGAGAGTGA